In uncultured Cohaesibacter sp., a genomic segment contains:
- a CDS encoding cache domain-containing protein produces MKKIFRSLSTKLYALVGFFTLAFLVLLAYQIQTLSTHLAESKRTETKGAVEAAYYIADYYHKKALKGELSDEEAQEIAKNAVRGMRYQKTQYVFVYDYNYYNVAHPVQPEKEGKDLSMVKDGKGKLYVQEFVNQAKQHGEGFVQYWWKDTKGVFHEKQSFVMGFEPWGWMIGSGMLVDSINGVLWDATLHAGAITGLLILFAAVFGTLMVRSITRPLAKLTSEMLQIADQQLDIEVSGLERKDEIGDMGRAVETFRHNAIERLKLVEQEKANDAQRMRNAERVTALISEFRETVSENLGTVSAQTEEMERAADELSNVAVQTESSSTQAATASEDASNNVQTVASAAEELSASINEIMQQAVRSREVVATATSEARMSNEKVAELDNASRKIGEVVSLIQAIAEQTNLLALNATIEAARAGDAGKGFAVVAAEVKELANQTSKATEEIASLINAIQSSSRETVDAISKITVVMGEVDGYTSAIASAVDQQSAATGEIARNVQQAAKSTSSASSNMNDVREKVKVTTQSAEIVKDATGALKGSAYDLRSRIESFLEQVAS; encoded by the coding sequence ATGAAGAAGATCTTCCGCTCACTCTCAACCAAATTATACGCGTTGGTGGGATTCTTTACCCTCGCTTTCCTCGTTCTGCTGGCCTATCAGATCCAGACGCTCAGCACCCATCTTGCCGAATCCAAGCGCACAGAAACCAAGGGTGCTGTCGAGGCCGCCTATTATATCGCTGACTATTATCACAAGAAGGCGCTGAAAGGTGAGTTGTCCGACGAGGAAGCGCAGGAAATAGCCAAGAATGCCGTCAGGGGCATGCGCTATCAGAAAACGCAATATGTCTTCGTCTATGACTATAACTATTACAACGTAGCGCATCCGGTCCAGCCTGAGAAGGAAGGCAAGGATCTTTCCATGGTCAAGGATGGCAAAGGCAAGCTCTATGTTCAGGAATTTGTCAATCAGGCCAAACAACATGGCGAAGGCTTCGTGCAATATTGGTGGAAAGACACCAAGGGCGTATTCCACGAGAAGCAGAGCTTTGTGATGGGCTTTGAGCCATGGGGCTGGATGATCGGCTCGGGCATGCTGGTCGACAGCATCAACGGCGTGCTCTGGGATGCGACGTTGCATGCAGGCGCCATCACCGGGTTGCTCATCCTGTTTGCCGCTGTCTTTGGCACATTGATGGTGCGCTCCATTACCCGCCCATTGGCAAAACTGACCTCTGAAATGTTGCAGATCGCTGATCAGCAGCTTGACATCGAAGTGTCCGGGCTGGAACGCAAGGATGAAATCGGTGATATGGGTCGTGCGGTTGAAACCTTCCGCCACAATGCGATTGAAAGGCTGAAACTGGTCGAGCAGGAAAAGGCCAATGATGCACAACGCATGCGTAATGCCGAACGTGTCACTGCCCTGATCTCCGAATTCCGCGAGACGGTCTCTGAAAATCTGGGTACGGTTTCTGCGCAAACCGAAGAAATGGAACGTGCCGCAGACGAGTTGAGCAATGTTGCCGTGCAAACCGAAAGCAGCTCGACGCAAGCTGCGACAGCCTCGGAAGACGCATCCAACAATGTTCAGACCGTTGCCTCCGCTGCCGAGGAATTGAGCGCCTCGATCAACGAGATCATGCAGCAGGCCGTGCGCAGCCGCGAAGTTGTGGCCACCGCCACTTCCGAAGCGCGCATGTCCAATGAAAAGGTTGCCGAGCTTGACAATGCATCCCGTAAAATCGGCGAAGTTGTCAGCCTCATTCAGGCCATTGCCGAGCAGACCAATCTGCTGGCGCTGAACGCTACCATCGAAGCGGCAAGAGCTGGCGACGCTGGCAAGGGCTTTGCCGTTGTGGCCGCTGAGGTCAAGGAACTGGCCAATCAGACCTCCAAGGCAACCGAGGAGATCGCCTCACTGATCAATGCCATCCAGTCCTCGAGCCGCGAAACGGTCGACGCCATTTCAAAGATCACGGTTGTGATGGGCGAAGTGGATGGCTACACCTCGGCAATAGCATCCGCTGTTGACCAGCAAAGCGCTGCCACCGGCGAGATTGCCCGAAATGTCCAGCAGGCAGCCAAGAGCACCAGCTCGGCTTCAAGCAACATGAATGACGTGCGCGAGAAGGTGAAAGTCACCACCCAATCGGCAGAAATCGTCAAGGATGCGACCGGTGCGCTCAAGGGCAGTGCCTATGATCTGCGCAGCCGTATCGAGTCTTTCCTTGAACAGGTTGCTTCATAA
- a CDS encoding LysR family transcriptional regulator has protein sequence MDNPWANVDWDLVRVFLAVAEKGSFKGAADSITMSINTIRKTIERMEDQFGYPLFFREPNGLRLTAEGRRVVVSAREVEHSMNDLWRTASASANTMKGPIRVAITEGLGTFWLIPQLSEFVEDVAGINRIELQCAIKSVDVMRLEADISVQLEEPTNPDLIRRKLGKLHLVPWASTQYIERFGVPRSILELSEHRVVEQDADRPKNFDLAELFGAGVAERMVAIRTNFSSAHYWAIAKGVGLGMLPSYARLIGGNVEPVDIPGLRLSLDIWMTCHPEVLKSARHRLFVDWLVSCFSSHRYPWFQDEFLTPAQIEERSEPALIKEYFDGFVAQADRWIKSS, from the coding sequence ATGGATAACCCATGGGCGAATGTCGATTGGGATCTGGTCCGGGTCTTTCTCGCAGTGGCGGAGAAGGGTAGCTTCAAGGGAGCAGCGGATTCCATCACCATGTCGATCAACACCATCCGCAAGACGATTGAGAGAATGGAAGACCAGTTTGGTTATCCACTTTTCTTCCGTGAACCGAACGGACTGCGCCTCACGGCCGAAGGCCGTAGGGTTGTCGTATCTGCCCGCGAGGTGGAACATTCGATGAATGATCTCTGGCGCACGGCTTCTGCGAGCGCCAACACCATGAAGGGTCCCATTCGCGTTGCCATAACCGAAGGGCTGGGCACTTTCTGGCTCATTCCGCAATTGAGTGAGTTCGTGGAGGATGTCGCCGGCATCAACCGGATCGAATTGCAATGCGCCATCAAATCCGTCGATGTGATGCGGCTCGAGGCTGATATTTCGGTACAGCTGGAGGAACCAACCAACCCGGATCTGATCCGCCGCAAGCTCGGCAAGCTGCATCTCGTACCATGGGCGAGCACGCAATATATCGAGCGTTTTGGCGTGCCGCGCAGCATTCTGGAGCTGTCCGAACATCGGGTCGTCGAGCAGGATGCGGACCGGCCAAAGAATTTTGATCTCGCCGAACTGTTCGGCGCCGGTGTGGCCGAGCGCATGGTTGCGATCCGAACCAACTTTTCTTCCGCCCATTATTGGGCCATTGCCAAGGGCGTGGGGCTTGGCATGCTTCCCAGTTATGCCCGTCTCATTGGCGGCAATGTCGAGCCGGTGGATATTCCCGGCCTCAGGCTTTCCCTCGATATCTGGATGACCTGCCATCCGGAGGTTCTGAAGTCTGCGCGTCACCGGCTCTTTGTTGACTGGCTCGTATCCTGCTTCAGCTCGCACAGATATCCATGGTTCCAGGATGAGTTCCTGACCCCGGCGCAAATCGAGGAAAGATCCGAGCCTGCGCTCATCAAGGAATATTTTGACGGCTTCGTGGCTCAGGCCGATCGCTGGATCAAGTCGAGCTGA
- a CDS encoding amino acid racemase yields MKRPLKQKTIGLIGGCSNVATGEYYRFLNDEVNARLGGWEIAETLISGMNFGNIEAFVRAGAWDQLEAYMERHVDRLIAGGADAILCVSNTLHKSLGKIMSGRDTSFIHIADPTGEAIRNRGLEKIILLGTEPVMKQPYLKAHYEEKFGLEIIVPDPDEQRDVDRIIFEELVKFDIRETSRQRYLDIVDRLVREQHADGVILGCTEIFLLLREEDRPELPMFNTTRLHCQAAVDFALS; encoded by the coding sequence ATGAAACGACCCCTGAAGCAGAAAACCATCGGCCTGATTGGCGGATGTAGCAATGTTGCAACCGGCGAGTATTACAGGTTTCTGAACGACGAGGTGAACGCCCGATTGGGCGGATGGGAAATTGCAGAAACACTCATTTCAGGAATGAATTTTGGAAATATCGAGGCCTTTGTGCGCGCAGGTGCATGGGATCAGCTAGAAGCCTATATGGAACGTCACGTCGATCGGCTTATAGCTGGTGGGGCGGATGCAATCCTGTGCGTCTCCAACACCTTGCATAAATCGCTCGGAAAAATCATGAGCGGGAGAGACACGTCCTTCATTCATATTGCGGACCCGACCGGTGAAGCGATCAGAAATCGGGGCCTTGAGAAGATCATCCTGTTGGGGACAGAACCTGTTATGAAACAGCCTTACCTGAAAGCGCATTACGAGGAAAAATTCGGTCTGGAAATCATCGTACCGGATCCTGACGAGCAAAGAGATGTTGACCGGATCATCTTTGAAGAATTGGTCAAGTTCGACATCCGCGAAACTTCGCGGCAACGCTATCTCGATATCGTCGACAGACTGGTTCGCGAACAACATGCAGATGGGGTTATTCTGGGCTGTACCGAAATTTTCCTGCTGCTTCGCGAAGAAGATCGGCCGGAGCTGCCGATGTTCAACACAACCAGACTTCATTGCCAGGCGGCGGTTGATTTTGCCCTGTCATAG
- a CDS encoding GNAT family N-acetyltransferase: MLDHFASPRYAHVDMISRAATAHGERAMLRLGFVKGFALDGFEHQDLFILARSDKARQSQRPRYDSYERGLYPTGITVVHEINDLMKVAAIRSAVYIGEQSCPYDEEFDGNDFAATHLLAYVNDEPVGCMRLRFFGDFAKLERLAIRKEYRKSRVAFQIVRASVDLCRAKGFRRIYGHARKDLLHFWKHFGFNVKDDATEFDFSGIDFVEMLDEIHPANDAISLTDDPYRIIRPEGQWSRPGILEGAVASAM, encoded by the coding sequence ATGCTCGACCATTTTGCCTCTCCGCGCTACGCCCATGTCGACATGATTTCCCGCGCAGCAACGGCGCATGGGGAACGGGCGATGCTGCGGCTGGGCTTTGTCAAGGGCTTTGCTCTTGACGGTTTCGAGCATCAGGATCTGTTCATTCTGGCACGATCAGACAAGGCAAGGCAATCCCAACGCCCTCGCTATGACAGCTATGAGAGGGGTCTTTATCCGACGGGCATTACCGTCGTGCACGAGATCAACGATCTGATGAAAGTGGCCGCCATTCGCAGTGCCGTCTATATCGGCGAACAGAGCTGCCCCTATGACGAGGAATTTGATGGCAATGATTTTGCCGCAACGCATCTGCTGGCCTATGTGAATGACGAGCCGGTCGGCTGCATGCGCCTGCGCTTCTTTGGCGATTTTGCCAAGCTGGAGCGTCTGGCGATCCGCAAGGAATATCGGAAAAGTCGCGTCGCCTTCCAGATTGTGCGCGCTTCGGTAGACCTCTGCCGGGCCAAGGGGTTCCGGCGGATCTATGGCCACGCACGCAAGGATTTGCTGCATTTCTGGAAGCATTTCGGCTTCAACGTCAAGGACGATGCGACCGAGTTTGACTTCTCCGGTATCGATTTTGTTGAAATGCTAGACGAAATTCACCCAGCCAATGATGCCATCTCACTAACTGATGACCCATATCGCATCATTCGTCCTGAAGGACAATGGTCGAGACCGGGTATTCTCGAGGGGGCTGTGGCTTCGGCAATGTAG
- a CDS encoding AraC family transcriptional regulator, which produces MDLTHSKLFGGVAILDSHVDSYKYAPHWHDEFVFAVYRGGAKRYRCARHTGTATSGDVLVIAPGTLHSAATFDETGWNYRALYFDPIQLAQATGLSVAELDIRFRDFTHISQKPGLAIKLFEALDTGNETELALSEWLLSIPAECDAGTNAAPPERLANVYDRILDDPLSPMKLAELSSLAGISPEHLSRAFRRAYGVSPFQLVTAARIHAACRHIRQGKPLADAACLAGFSDQSHMNRWIKRSYGISPRFLARDQ; this is translated from the coding sequence ATGGATTTAACACACTCGAAGCTCTTTGGTGGCGTAGCAATACTCGATAGCCATGTTGACAGCTACAAGTATGCGCCACATTGGCACGATGAATTTGTCTTTGCGGTATATCGTGGAGGCGCCAAGCGCTATCGCTGTGCCCGCCATACGGGAACAGCGACTTCTGGTGATGTTTTAGTGATCGCGCCGGGAACCTTGCACAGCGCAGCAACATTCGATGAAACAGGCTGGAATTACCGGGCCTTGTATTTTGATCCAATCCAATTGGCGCAAGCGACCGGGCTTTCCGTGGCAGAACTGGATATCAGGTTCCGCGATTTTACGCATATTTCACAGAAGCCGGGTCTGGCCATCAAGCTCTTTGAGGCGCTTGATACTGGAAACGAAACGGAGTTGGCCCTTTCTGAATGGCTGCTATCAATTCCTGCGGAATGTGATGCTGGCACCAACGCAGCCCCTCCTGAGCGATTGGCGAATGTCTATGACAGGATCCTGGACGATCCCCTTTCACCAATGAAACTGGCAGAATTATCCAGTCTGGCAGGCATCTCGCCGGAACATCTGTCTCGGGCCTTCCGAAGGGCTTATGGTGTATCCCCCTTTCAATTGGTCACAGCAGCACGCATTCATGCAGCCTGCAGACATATAAGGCAGGGCAAGCCTTTGGCTGACGCTGCCTGTTTGGCAGGATTTTCAGACCAGAGCCACATGAACCGCTGGATCAAGAGAAGCTATGGCATTTCACCCCGTTTTCTGGCCAGAGATCAATAA